One stretch of Lacrimispora sphenoides DNA includes these proteins:
- a CDS encoding phosphate ABC transporter substrate-binding protein, with the protein MRKKIVTCKLLRRIKGTVSVVILTLTMGMLTACSQAPGSATIVAGSTSVQPYAEILAEEYMALNPDAVIDIQGGGSSAGITATKTHSADIGMSSRALNDEEKNLWNVEIAKDGLVLIVNPRNPIQDLTSDQIRDIYAATITDWSQLGGTKSKINIIAREEGSGTRSAFAELLMGEEEITPKAIVQDSNGAVRQLVADDPNAIGFISLGLVTDEVKALHLDGIEATRENIMNGSYKLSRQFLFITDGEPTGLNREFIDFTLSSEGQKLLSNEGLIPSEEGAGK; encoded by the coding sequence ATGAGGAAAAAGATTGTAACGTGCAAATTATTAAGACGAATAAAAGGTACTGTCAGCGTAGTGATATTAACCCTTACTATGGGTATGCTGACTGCATGCAGCCAGGCACCTGGCTCAGCCACAATTGTTGCAGGCTCAACTTCCGTACAACCCTATGCTGAGATTCTGGCAGAAGAGTACATGGCTTTAAATCCAGACGCTGTGATTGATATCCAGGGTGGTGGATCTTCAGCCGGCATTACGGCAACCAAGACACACAGTGCCGATATTGGAATGTCCTCCCGTGCATTGAACGATGAGGAGAAAAATCTGTGGAATGTAGAAATTGCCAAGGATGGATTGGTATTAATAGTAAACCCCAGGAATCCGATACAAGACCTTACTTCAGATCAGATTCGCGATATTTACGCTGCTACAATTACCGACTGGAGCCAATTGGGAGGCACAAAGTCAAAGATCAATATCATAGCGCGTGAAGAAGGTTCAGGTACAAGAAGTGCCTTTGCGGAGCTGTTGATGGGTGAAGAAGAGATAACCCCGAAAGCTATCGTCCAGGACTCCAATGGGGCGGTACGGCAATTGGTTGCGGATGACCCCAATGCGATAGGATTTATCTCTTTGGGTTTGGTTACGGATGAAGTGAAAGCTTTACATTTAGATGGCATCGAAGCGACACGAGAAAATATAATGAATGGCAGCTACAAACTGTCCAGGCAGTTTTTATTTATCACTGACGGGGAACCGACCGGATTAAATAGGGAATTCATAGATTTTACCCTTTCTTCAGAAGGGCAAAAATTACTGAGCAATGAGGGACTTATTCCATCAGAAGAGGGGGCAGGAAAATGA
- the pstB gene encoding phosphate ABC transporter ATP-binding protein PstB: MDDQMLKSGQKAKIKTDAVNLFYGNFQALRNVTMDITECAITAIIGPSGCGKSSLLRLFNRMNDPIPGVRVEGKILLDGVSIYDKSMDVVALKKRVGMVFQKPNPFPMSVYDNMAFGPRHHGIKQRARLDEIVERNLNQVALWDEVKDKLKESAFDLSPGQQQRLCIARALAVEPDVLLMDESCSALDPESTMQVEGLMEELAQKYTIIIVTHSMEQAARVSHMTAFMMMDHDRAGTLVEYAPTAEIFANPKDKRTEDYITGRFG, translated from the coding sequence ATGGATGATCAAATGTTAAAATCTGGGCAAAAAGCCAAGATAAAAACAGATGCGGTAAACCTATTTTATGGCAACTTCCAAGCGCTGAGAAATGTTACAATGGATATTACAGAATGTGCTATAACAGCCATAATTGGGCCGTCGGGATGCGGTAAATCTTCTCTTCTGCGTCTTTTTAATCGTATGAATGACCCGATACCAGGAGTTAGGGTAGAGGGAAAAATTTTGCTTGATGGTGTTTCTATCTATGATAAAAGTATGGATGTTGTTGCACTGAAAAAAAGAGTTGGTATGGTTTTTCAAAAACCTAATCCCTTTCCTATGTCTGTGTATGATAATATGGCTTTTGGTCCAAGGCATCATGGAATAAAACAAAGAGCCCGTCTTGATGAGATTGTGGAAAGGAACTTGAACCAGGTAGCTTTATGGGACGAAGTTAAGGACAAACTGAAAGAATCCGCTTTTGATCTTTCTCCGGGACAGCAGCAGCGTCTGTGTATAGCCCGTGCATTGGCTGTGGAGCCTGACGTTTTATTAATGGATGAATCATGCAGTGCTCTTGATCCGGAATCTACAATGCAAGTTGAGGGGTTAATGGAGGAACTGGCGCAAAAATATACGATCATTATTGTAACTCATAGTATGGAACAAGCAGCAAGGGTGTCTCATATGACTGCTTTTATGATGATGGATCATGATAGAGCGGGGACATTGGTCGAATATGCTCCAACAGCAGAAATTTTTGCTAATCCAAAGGATAAACGCACCGAGGACTATATTACAGGTCGGTTCGGATAA
- the phoU gene encoding phosphate signaling complex protein PhoU has protein sequence MSILVRERFTQKILEVKQKVLKMGALVENIIDTSVTAMKTQDLDLARNVLKKDDEIDQLELEIEKDCMMLLALQQPLAKDLRTIASVLKIITDLERMGDNAVNIAEVILEIGEEPILNSLKDIPRMADIAQKMLKMSLDAFVNEDIALAQKAAERDEDVDRLYETVINDFLNIIAEKRELTKQGTKLLFLGRYLERIADHSTNICERTIYMITGELKEIN, from the coding sequence ATGAGCATATTGGTTAGAGAACGTTTTACACAGAAGATACTTGAAGTTAAACAAAAGGTATTAAAAATGGGAGCTCTGGTTGAGAATATTATTGACACGTCAGTGACTGCTATGAAGACACAAGATCTTGATCTTGCAAGGAATGTTTTGAAGAAAGATGACGAAATAGATCAGTTAGAACTTGAAATTGAAAAGGATTGTATGATGCTTCTTGCCCTTCAGCAGCCTCTCGCCAAGGATTTAAGGACAATTGCATCGGTACTGAAAATCATAACAGATCTTGAGAGAATGGGAGATAATGCAGTAAACATTGCAGAGGTAATACTTGAGATCGGCGAAGAACCCATTTTGAATTCCCTAAAAGATATTCCAAGGATGGCAGATATTGCTCAGAAAATGTTAAAGATGAGCCTTGATGCCTTTGTAAATGAGGATATTGCCCTTGCACAAAAGGCAGCTGAGAGGGACGAAGATGTTGACAGGCTCTATGAAACCGTTATAAATGATTTCCTTAACATCATCGCAGAAAAAAGAGAACTTACAAAACAAGGTACTAAACTTTTATTTTTAGGAAGGTATCTTGAGAGAATCGCCGACCATTCTACTAATATTTGTGAAAGAACGATATACATGATTACAGGTGAGTTAAAGGAGATAAATTAG
- a CDS encoding VOC family protein encodes MDNELKIKMYSFTVDCKDPYELAKFYAVLLKWEIPFYNEDWACVGAPGTEQGMYPGITFQRNPEYKPPVWPDKPEAQQQMAHLDFAVNDLEKAVEYAIHCGATIADEQFSDDWRVMLDPAGHPFCLCQMKSVIESPHFALL; translated from the coding sequence ATGGATAATGAACTGAAAATCAAAATGTACTCATTTACGGTGGATTGCAAAGACCCTTATGAATTAGCAAAGTTTTATGCGGTGCTGCTTAAGTGGGAAATACCATTTTATAATGAAGATTGGGCATGTGTAGGTGCTCCGGGAACGGAGCAGGGGATGTATCCTGGAATAACCTTTCAACGGAATCCTGAGTATAAACCGCCTGTTTGGCCGGATAAGCCTGAAGCGCAACAGCAAATGGCGCATTTAGACTTCGCTGTTAACGATTTGGAAAAGGCAGTTGAATATGCAATTCATTGTGGAGCGACAATCGCAGATGAGCAATTTTCCGATGATTGGAGAGTCATGCTTGACCCTGCAGGACACCCTTTTTGCTTATGTCAGATGAAATCAGTTATAGAAAGTCCCCATTTTGCATTGTTATAA
- a CDS encoding phosphate ABC transporter ATP-binding protein, with amino-acid sequence MTQKSKIEIKGLNFYYQQKQVIKELNLEIPKNRIMAVFGPANSGITTLLRTLNRLSDLTVGARQEGEILLDGKNIFDPDVNVTELRRRVGMVFDVPTPLPMSIFDNVALGPRMGGMKTKADVAEEVEKALRMSALWDDVKDRLDTPAARLSGGQQQRLCIARVLALEPEVILLDRPCSALDPISTAKIEESLIQLKEQYTIIIAPHTVQQAGRIADRVAFMLMGDLIEQGYTQEVFSFPKDNRTNDYLTGRFG; translated from the coding sequence ATGACACAGAAATCAAAAATAGAAATAAAAGGATTAAACTTCTATTATCAACAAAAGCAGGTTATTAAAGAACTTAACCTGGAGATACCTAAAAATCGGATTATGGCTGTTTTTGGTCCAGCCAATAGTGGTATAACAACACTGCTTCGCACATTGAACCGTCTGAGTGATTTGACTGTGGGAGCACGTCAGGAGGGTGAGATACTTTTAGATGGGAAAAACATCTTTGACCCGGACGTTAATGTGACAGAACTGCGCCGCAGGGTAGGGATGGTCTTTGATGTACCAACACCTCTGCCTATGTCCATCTTTGACAATGTCGCATTGGGCCCCCGTATGGGTGGAATGAAAACCAAGGCGGATGTGGCAGAGGAAGTGGAAAAAGCTCTGCGTATGTCTGCCCTGTGGGATGATGTCAAAGATAGGCTGGATACTCCTGCAGCCAGGTTATCCGGTGGTCAGCAGCAGCGCTTGTGTATTGCCAGGGTTTTGGCCCTTGAGCCGGAAGTTATTTTGCTGGACAGACCATGTTCAGCACTTGACCCAATATCAACGGCCAAAATTGAGGAATCCTTAATACAGCTTAAAGAGCAATACACCATTATCATTGCACCACATACCGTTCAGCAGGCTGGGCGTATCGCTGACCGGGTTGCATTCATGTTAATGGGAGATTTAATAGAACAAGGTTATACCCAAGAGGTCTTTTCATTCCCCAAGGATAATCGAACGAACGATTACCTTACCGGTAGATTTGGTTAA
- the pstC gene encoding phosphate ABC transporter permease subunit PstC: MKNFKEKLSERVFLLIALSTLSVLALITVFIFIKGIPIIAKVGIINFVFGMKWAPSQGYYGIFPMIVGSVSVTLGAAILGVPIAICCSIFLAEFAPAKLRNIFRPAIQLLAAIPSVVYGFWGVLFVVPMIRNYLGGPGLSILAGSIILGIMILPTIISITEVSLLALPRHYKDGALALGLTQWQTIRSLLLPAAKSGIVAAVILGLGRAIGETMAVIMVLGNAVALPESVLDPVRTLTTNIGIEMGYASGEHQQALFATGIVLFVIIMILNASAQYITRKR; this comes from the coding sequence ATGAAGAATTTTAAAGAAAAATTATCTGAGCGTGTGTTTCTTCTAATTGCTCTTTCGACTTTATCGGTGCTTGCGTTAATCACTGTGTTTATATTTATAAAAGGTATCCCTATTATTGCCAAGGTTGGTATAATAAACTTTGTCTTTGGGATGAAATGGGCTCCAAGCCAAGGTTACTATGGCATTTTCCCGATGATAGTGGGATCTGTATCGGTCACTTTAGGAGCAGCAATCCTGGGAGTTCCCATCGCCATTTGCTGCAGCATTTTTCTGGCTGAGTTTGCTCCTGCAAAACTTAGAAACATATTCAGACCCGCCATCCAGTTGCTGGCTGCCATACCTTCCGTGGTATATGGGTTCTGGGGAGTATTGTTCGTTGTACCAATGATACGTAACTACCTGGGAGGTCCGGGTTTAAGCATATTGGCCGGTTCCATCATTTTGGGTATTATGATCCTGCCAACGATCATCAGCATCACCGAAGTATCTCTCCTTGCGCTGCCGCGCCATTATAAGGATGGAGCGCTTGCATTAGGATTGACACAATGGCAAACGATACGTTCCTTGCTGTTACCTGCGGCCAAATCGGGTATCGTTGCCGCCGTAATTTTAGGTTTAGGCAGGGCAATTGGTGAGACTATGGCGGTGATTATGGTTCTGGGTAATGCTGTCGCACTTCCTGAATCAGTTCTTGACCCTGTCAGGACACTGACCACGAATATCGGTATTGAGATGGGATATGCATCAGGCGAACACCAGCAGGCGCTTTTCGCCACAGGTATTGTATTGTTTGTCATTATCATGATTTTAAATGCTTCTGCCCAATACATCACACGAAAGAGGTGA
- a CDS encoding TIM barrel protein, translated as MHNGTKKYNYASAIHYLKSVGLDAMELLFVRNVNVTDRNKVAILEAKNKEDFYLSAHASHYLNLNADDVEIQNQSVKRIIDAAGGLRKVNGRSLVLHPGYYMKDSKKETYDTIKDNLRKLPDCGVNYRLETTGKGTQFGTLEELVALCKEIPTCKLCIDFSHIHARTNGGLRRYDDFADILEYVCKNLGRSAIEDLHIHMGGIRYTSKGEISHAPLMESDFNYRECLRAIRDFNVKGCIIAEGPLLEKDALLLKQTYERL; from the coding sequence ATGCATAACGGCACAAAGAAATATAATTATGCAAGTGCCATTCATTATTTAAAGTCTGTGGGATTGGATGCTATGGAACTTCTTTTTGTACGTAATGTCAATGTAACGGATCGCAATAAGGTGGCGATACTGGAGGCGAAGAATAAGGAGGATTTTTATCTATCCGCTCATGCGTCTCATTATTTGAATTTGAATGCTGATGATGTTGAAATACAGAATCAATCAGTAAAAAGAATAATTGATGCTGCCGGCGGGCTGAGAAAGGTCAACGGAAGGAGTTTGGTATTGCATCCAGGATACTATATGAAAGATTCAAAGAAAGAAACTTATGATACCATTAAGGACAATTTAAGGAAGCTGCCAGACTGCGGAGTCAATTATAGGCTTGAGACAACTGGAAAAGGAACGCAGTTTGGTACTTTGGAGGAACTGGTTGCTTTGTGTAAAGAGATTCCTACCTGTAAGCTTTGTATTGATTTTTCACATATCCATGCAAGAACGAACGGAGGACTCAGAAGGTATGATGATTTTGCGGATATTCTTGAATATGTCTGCAAGAATCTGGGCAGGAGCGCAATAGAGGATTTGCATATTCACATGGGAGGTATAAGGTATACCTCAAAGGGAGAAATAAGTCATGCTCCATTAATGGAAAGTGATTTTAACTATAGAGAATGTCTGAGAGCCATTAGGGATTTTAACGTTAAGGGGTGTATAATTGCTGAAGGTCCGTTACTGGAAAAGGATGCTCTGCTCCTGAAACAGACATATGAAAGATTGTAA
- a CDS encoding DUF2200 domain-containing protein: protein MNNERVYKMEFSGVYPLYIQKAERKGRTKAEVDTVIQWLTGYDEHGLQSQIEKDVDFETFFAGAPQINPNASKITGVICGVRIEEIEDPLMQKVRWLDKLVDELAKGKPMEKVLRG, encoded by the coding sequence ATGAATAACGAACGTGTATATAAAATGGAATTTTCTGGCGTCTACCCTCTGTATATTCAAAAAGCTGAGCGTAAAGGACGCACGAAGGCGGAAGTCGATACCGTCATCCAATGGTTGACTGGTTACGATGAACACGGATTACAGTCTCAAATCGAAAAAGATGTTGATTTTGAGACGTTCTTTGCCGGAGCCCCTCAAATCAATCCAAACGCTTCTAAAATCACCGGAGTAATCTGCGGGGTTCGCATCGAGGAAATCGAAGATCCGCTTATGCAGAAGGTACGCTGGTTAGACAAATTGGTGGATGAACTGGCAAAAGGTAAGCC
- the pstA gene encoding phosphate ABC transporter permease PstA, whose protein sequence is MRINAKASEKIAKFLIWTAALLVIAILFSIIIHILIKGIPMLSWQFLTDIPRDMGRSGGISSSIVGTLIVTAVAVIVATPFGIGTAIYLTEYTRESRVTRIIRFSAESLAGIPSIVYGLFGFIFFVIYLKIGWSILSGGLTMAIMILPTIIRTSEEAIRTVPQLYREVGFSLGLTKWQAITRTVLPSALPGIVNGVILSIGRCVAETAAVILTAGSALRMPTSIFSPTRTMAVHFYILAREGISMDNAYGTAALLIILILLLNVGFNMLVNRFIAKGR, encoded by the coding sequence ATGAGAATTAACGCGAAAGCTTCCGAAAAGATAGCAAAATTTTTGATTTGGACAGCTGCTCTTCTTGTTATTGCAATTCTTTTTTCTATTATTATCCATATACTAATCAAGGGCATACCTATGCTCAGTTGGCAGTTTTTAACAGATATTCCGCGGGATATGGGCCGTTCAGGGGGTATTTCTTCTTCCATTGTCGGTACTCTGATTGTGACGGCAGTAGCCGTAATTGTCGCAACACCATTCGGTATTGGAACAGCTATCTACCTTACGGAGTACACACGTGAGAGCAGAGTCACCCGCATTATCCGCTTCAGTGCCGAGTCTCTGGCAGGGATACCATCCATTGTTTATGGACTTTTTGGTTTTATCTTCTTTGTTATATACTTAAAAATTGGATGGTCAATTTTGTCCGGCGGATTAACCATGGCTATCATGATTCTGCCTACTATTATACGTACATCAGAAGAGGCGATTCGTACTGTGCCACAGCTATACCGGGAGGTAGGCTTCTCTTTGGGACTCACAAAGTGGCAGGCAATAACCAGGACGGTACTCCCATCAGCACTCCCCGGAATAGTAAATGGAGTAATTTTGAGCATAGGGAGATGTGTAGCTGAGACAGCTGCTGTTATTTTAACAGCCGGCTCTGCATTGCGCATGCCTACATCAATCTTCTCCCCAACTCGAACGATGGCAGTACATTTTTATATACTGGCGAGGGAGGGAATATCCATGGATAACGCTTATGGAACAGCAGCGCTCTTGATTATTCTTATTCTTCTGCTTAATGTTGGTTTCAATATGCTGGTCAATAGATTCATAGCTAAAGGCCGTTAA